Proteins encoded by one window of Danaus plexippus chromosome Z, MEX_DaPlex, whole genome shotgun sequence:
- the LOC116777502 gene encoding septin-1 isoform X1 — protein MSNENSKNFSNLETPGYVGFANLPNQVHRKSVKKGFEFTLMVVGESGLGKSTLVNSLFLTDLYPERVIPDAIEKTNQTVKLDASTVEIEERGVKLRLTVVDTPGYGDAIDNTDCFRSIIQYIDEQFERFLRDESGLNRRNIVDNRIHCCFYFISPFGHGLKPLDIEFMKQLHNKVNIVPVIAKADCLTKKEVQRLKSRVMEEIEREGIKIYPLPDCDSDEDEDYKEQVRQLKEAVPFAVCGAGQQLEVRGRRVRGRLYPWGVVEVENPDHCDFIKLRTMLITHMQDLQEVTQEVHYENYRSERLARNGQIPKRHTSTESGLSEADSGLTNGSNEDASERERALREKEAELRRMQEMLEQMQRQMQLQAAANTSA, from the exons ATGTCCAACGAGAACTCAAAAAAT TTTTCTAATTTGGAGACACCAGGGTATGTTGGATTTGCCAACTTACCCAACCAAGTCCACAGGAAGTCGGTGAAAAAGGGTTTTGAGTTCACTCTTATGGTGGTTGGTGAAAGTGGTCTTGGGAAGTCCACACTTGTCAATTCCCTTTTCCTGACTGATCTGTACCCAGAACGAGTTATTCCTGATGCCATcg aaaaaactaatcaaacAGTGAAATTGGACGCTTCAACGGTGGAGATAGAAGAGCGTGGTGTTAAATTGCGTCTGACTGTTGTTGACACCCCCGGCTATGGGGACGCCATTGACAATACAGACTGCTTCAGG TCTATTATACAGTATATAGATGAGCAATTCGAACGGTTCCTCCGAGACGAGAGCGGTCTCAATCGTCGTAATATCGTCGACAACCGCATACATTGCtgcttttatttcatatcgcCGTTTGGACATgg ACTTAAACCTCTGGACATCGAATTCATGAAACAGCTCCACAACAAGGTTAACATAGTACCGGTCATCGCCAAGGCTGATTGTTTGACCAAGAAGGAAGTTCAGCGTCTGAAGTCTAGA GTTATGGAAGAAATTGAGAGAGAGGGAATTAAGATTTATCCTTTACCAGATTGTGATAGCGACGAGGATGAAGATTATAAGGAACag GTCCGTCAGTTGAAAGAGGCGGTTCCATTCGCTGTGTGTGGCGCCGGTCAACAACTGGAAGTGCGCGGTCGTCGCGTGCGTGGACGACTGTACCCTTGGGGAGTGGTCGAGGTCGAAAACCCGGATCATTGCGACTTCATCAAGCTGAGGACCATGCTTAT caCGCACATGCAAGATCTCCAGGAAGTTACTCAAGAGGTGCACTATGAGAACTACCGTTCTGAAAGACTCGCTCGCAACGGACAAATACCCAAGAGGCATAC ATCTACCGAGAGCGGTCTCAGTGAAGCTGACTCCGGTTTGACGAACGGATCCAACGAGGATGCTTCGGAACGCGAGCGTGCACTGCGCGAAAAG
- the LOC116777502 gene encoding septin-1 isoform X2, whose translation MSNENSKNFSNLETPGYVGFANLPNQVHRKSVKKGFEFTLMVVGESGLGKSTLVNSLFLTDLYPERVIPDAIEKTNQTVKLDASTVEIEERGVKLRLTVVDTPGYGDAIDNTDCFRSIIQYIDEQFERFLRDESGLNRRNIVDNRIHCCFYFISPFGHGLKPLDIEFMKQLHNKVNIVPVIAKADCLTKKEVQRLKSRVMEEIEREGIKIYPLPDCDSDEDEDYKEQVRQLKEAVPFAVCGAGQQLEVRGRRVRGRLYPWGVVEVENPDHCDFIKLRTMLITHMQDLQEVTQEVHYENYRSERLARNGQIPKRSTESGLSEADSGLTNGSNEDASERERALREKEAELRRMQEMLEQMQRQMQLQAAANTSA comes from the exons ATGTCCAACGAGAACTCAAAAAAT TTTTCTAATTTGGAGACACCAGGGTATGTTGGATTTGCCAACTTACCCAACCAAGTCCACAGGAAGTCGGTGAAAAAGGGTTTTGAGTTCACTCTTATGGTGGTTGGTGAAAGTGGTCTTGGGAAGTCCACACTTGTCAATTCCCTTTTCCTGACTGATCTGTACCCAGAACGAGTTATTCCTGATGCCATcg aaaaaactaatcaaacAGTGAAATTGGACGCTTCAACGGTGGAGATAGAAGAGCGTGGTGTTAAATTGCGTCTGACTGTTGTTGACACCCCCGGCTATGGGGACGCCATTGACAATACAGACTGCTTCAGG TCTATTATACAGTATATAGATGAGCAATTCGAACGGTTCCTCCGAGACGAGAGCGGTCTCAATCGTCGTAATATCGTCGACAACCGCATACATTGCtgcttttatttcatatcgcCGTTTGGACATgg ACTTAAACCTCTGGACATCGAATTCATGAAACAGCTCCACAACAAGGTTAACATAGTACCGGTCATCGCCAAGGCTGATTGTTTGACCAAGAAGGAAGTTCAGCGTCTGAAGTCTAGA GTTATGGAAGAAATTGAGAGAGAGGGAATTAAGATTTATCCTTTACCAGATTGTGATAGCGACGAGGATGAAGATTATAAGGAACag GTCCGTCAGTTGAAAGAGGCGGTTCCATTCGCTGTGTGTGGCGCCGGTCAACAACTGGAAGTGCGCGGTCGTCGCGTGCGTGGACGACTGTACCCTTGGGGAGTGGTCGAGGTCGAAAACCCGGATCATTGCGACTTCATCAAGCTGAGGACCATGCTTAT caCGCACATGCAAGATCTCCAGGAAGTTACTCAAGAGGTGCACTATGAGAACTACCGTTCTGAAAGACTCGCTCGCAACGGACAAATACCCAAGAG ATCTACCGAGAGCGGTCTCAGTGAAGCTGACTCCGGTTTGACGAACGGATCCAACGAGGATGCTTCGGAACGCGAGCGTGCACTGCGCGAAAAG